Part of the Halopseudomonas maritima genome, GCAGGTCGCCTACGCCAAGGTGGCCTTGAATGTGGTGGATGTTGGCACCTCCGAAGTCATTTTCTCCACTCAGGGAGCCGGCGAGTACAGCCTGTCTAATCGCGAAGTAGTGGGCTTTGGCGGCACCGCCGGTTACGACGCAACGCTGAACGGCAAGGTGCTGGATCTGGCCATCCGCGAAGCCGTCAACAACCTGGTACAGGGTGTCGAGTCCGGTGCCTGGAACCCGGCCGGCAACTGATAACAACAAGGATGTAACATGACGCTGACATATCTGCGCAGCAGCGGCCTGCTGGTCGCAGCTCTCGTGGCTGGCTGCGCGCCGGTCAATCAACCGCTCTATCATTGGGGCGACTATCAGCAAACAATTTATCAGTACCACCAGGACGGCGTTACCGATTACGCCGCGCAGGTTGGTCGCGTTGAAGCCCTGCTCAATCAGGCGCAGGCTCAGGGCAAGAGCGTGCCCCCGGGCCTGCATGCCC contains:
- a CDS encoding DUF4810 domain-containing protein; its protein translation is MTLTYLRSSGLLVAALVAGCAPVNQPLYHWGDYQQTIYQYHQDGVTDYAAQVGRVEALLNQAQAQGKSVPPGLHAHLGMLYFNTGREIEAREQFAMEKSLFPESGHFVDYVLKAQPEHNQ